In Lates calcarifer isolate ASB-BC8 linkage group LG23, TLL_Latcal_v3, whole genome shotgun sequence, a single genomic region encodes these proteins:
- the vps25 gene encoding vacuolar protein-sorting-associated protein 25: MSFEWPWQYNFPPFFTLQPNVDTRQKQLAAWCSLALSYCRHHKLYTLDVMEAQESPVFNNKKIERKLSMEAIQVVFEELRKKGNLEWLDKNKSRCLVMWRRPEEWGKLIYQWVSKNGMVNSVFTLYELSNGDDTEGEEFHGLEDWMLLRSLQALQAEGKAEIITMDDGKGVKFF; this comes from the exons ATGAGTTTTGAGTGGCCCTGGCAGTACAATTTCCCACCGTTTTTTAC GTTACAGCCCAATGTTGACACGAGACAGAAACAGCTGGCAGCATGGTGCTCCCTGGCTCTGTCGTACTGCCGGCATCACAAGCTCTACACCCTGGACGTCATGGAGGCTCAGGAAAGCCCCGtgttcaacaacaaaaagataGAAC GAAAACTGTCAATGGAAGCAATTCAAGTTGTGTTTGAGGAACTGAGGAAAAAAG GCAACCTCGAATGGTTGGACAAAAACAAGTCCCGATGTTTAGTCATGTGGAGACGACCGGAGGAATGGGGCAAGTTAATATACCAGTGG gtTTCCAAAAACGGGATGGTCAACTCTGTGTTTACACTTTATGAGTTGTCCAACGGTGATGACACAGAAGGTGAAG AGTTCCATGGTCTAGAAGACTGGATGCTCCTTCGCTCATTGCAGGCTTTACAAGCAGAAGGGAAAGCGGAGATCATCACCATGGATGACGGCAAGGGCGTCAAGTTCTTTTGA